A stretch of the Methanobrevibacter arboriphilus JCM 13429 = DSM 1125 genome encodes the following:
- a CDS encoding sulfite exporter TauE/SafE family protein has protein sequence MFRGVIILLIEYIFFLIIIGIFAGSLAGLLGIGGGFLMVPLQYFLLTSMGIDHDLALRISIGTSLAIIIPTAISGAYSHQCELKNILNIGIILGILGMFGGILGGITSSHLPSNILGSILGFFLIFTSIFMVLNKKISEKNSETDSEINIKKNIKKDIKKDIKKDIKRDIEKDIKKDIENNNKNSIEHTCKDDIEKGCENNIKINTELSFDMINNESNEIDNNIERYGLYSPKLKLSILFGIIVGFLSGLLGIGGGVFLVPLLIILGFNLRRSIAISSVFISLTAIGGTLSYIFTGIGVNTLPYSLGYISLVNFGIIILFSIPMAYLGAKLVYRIPEKRLNQIFAILLFYMGIKMLGLDPISYILGI, from the coding sequence TTGTTTAGAGGTGTAATTATTCTTTTAATTGAATATATATTTTTTTTAATCATCATAGGAATTTTTGCAGGGAGTTTAGCTGGTTTATTAGGTATTGGTGGGGGATTTTTAATGGTACCTCTTCAATATTTCCTTTTAACTTCTATGGGTATTGACCATGATTTAGCCTTAAGAATATCTATTGGAACAAGCCTAGCCATTATTATTCCAACAGCAATTTCTGGAGCTTATAGTCATCAATGTGAATTAAAAAATATACTAAATATTGGAATTATTTTAGGAATATTAGGTATGTTTGGAGGTATTTTAGGAGGAATTACTTCTTCACACCTTCCTTCTAATATACTTGGAAGTATTTTAGGTTTTTTCCTTATTTTTACAAGCATATTCATGGTTTTAAATAAGAAAATATCAGAAAAGAATAGTGAAACAGATAGTGAAATTAATATTAAAAAGAATATTAAAAAGGATATTAAAAAGGACATTAAAAAAGATATTAAAAGGGATATTGAAAAGGATATTAAAAAGGACATTGAAAACAATAACAAAAATAGTATTGAACATACTTGTAAAGATGATATTGAAAAGGGTTGTGAAAACAATATTAAAATTAACACTGAACTTAGCTTTGATATGATTAATAATGAGTCTAATGAAATAGATAATAATATTGAAAGATATGGTCTTTATAGTCCTAAACTAAAATTATCTATTTTATTTGGAATAATCGTTGGGTTTTTATCTGGTCTTCTTGGGATTGGTGGAGGAGTATTTTTAGTTCCCTTACTTATTATATTGGGATTTAATTTAAGAAGATCGATTGCCATATCTTCTGTTTTTATATCTTTAACAGCTATAGGTGGGACTTTATCTTATATTTTCACTGGAATTGGTGTTAATACTTTGCCTTATTCATTAGGATATATTAGCTTGGTTAACTTTGGAATTATAATTCTTTTTTCAATTCCAATGGCTTATTTAGGAGCAAAATTAGTATATAGGATTCCTGAAAAAAGATTAAATCAAATTTTCGCTATTTTATTATTTTATATGGGTATTAAAATGTTGGGATTAGACCCAATATCTTATATATTGGGAATTTAA
- a CDS encoding heavy metal-binding domain-containing protein, whose product MILTKYRKSKIKDIAYATVFIAIGTAIGVISLILFYAFDIAIFGFNLGLIFSPIIAGYTETYLAGKFYGKTTGAVSAFILFFITVLYGFIYANSSLGLNLITIGSAGIILQAAFPIFINYFLIVVLLGVLSYTLGFFKKFIDYMHISLKKLYYKILRKEYVEETSEMDYDEDMDRININNLGILFLTTNSVSNMNIKEFKGIYEGEILIQTKKSLMKDKKAKENEILIKNLEKAKEQAIVNLSNNAKKEGCDGILDLDIQYDTLSSLKEDNIHIIARGTGVELLK is encoded by the coding sequence ATGATTTTAACTAAATATAGAAAATCTAAAATTAAAGATATAGCTTATGCTACTGTTTTTATAGCTATTGGAACTGCAATAGGAGTTATTTCACTTATATTATTCTATGCATTTGACATAGCTATATTTGGATTTAATCTTGGGTTGATTTTTTCCCCCATAATTGCAGGTTATACTGAAACCTATCTTGCAGGGAAATTTTATGGTAAAACCACTGGAGCTGTTAGTGCATTCATATTGTTCTTTATAACAGTTCTTTATGGGTTTATATATGCAAATAGTAGTCTTGGATTGAATCTAATAACAATTGGAAGTGCGGGCATTATCTTACAAGCAGCATTCCCTATTTTTATAAATTATTTTTTAATTGTAGTTCTTTTAGGTGTATTATCATATACATTAGGGTTTTTCAAGAAATTTATTGATTATATGCATATATCTTTGAAAAAATTATACTATAAAATCCTTAGAAAAGAATATGTTGAAGAAACTAGTGAAATGGATTATGATGAGGATATGGATAGAATTAATATAAATAACCTAGGAATCTTATTTTTAACCACAAATTCAGTTTCAAATATGAATATAAAAGAATTTAAAGGGATTTATGAAGGAGAAATATTAATACAAACAAAAAAATCTCTAATGAAAGATAAAAAAGCTAAAGAAAATGAAATCTTAATAAAAAACCTTGAAAAAGCAAAAGAACAAGCAATAGTGAATCTATCAAATAATGCTAAAAAAGAAGGTTGTGATGGTATTTTAGATTTAGATATTCAATATGATACTTTAAGTAGCCTTAAAGAAGATAATATTCATATCATTGCTCGCGGAACTGGTGTTGAATTATTAAAATGA
- a CDS encoding ArsR/SmtB family transcription factor, translating into MGTRGGLNRGKIIKTLHKRPYNANNLSEKLKLNYRTVTHHLKILEKNKVVNSVGEKYGKVYILSDNMEKNYTEFNNIWKQLGED; encoded by the coding sequence ATGGGTACGAGAGGTGGCTTAAATCGGGGAAAAATAATAAAAACATTACATAAAAGACCTTATAATGCTAATAACCTAAGTGAAAAATTAAAACTTAACTATAGGACTGTAACTCATCATTTAAAGATATTGGAGAAAAATAAAGTCGTTAATAGTGTTGGGGAAAAATATGGAAAAGTTTATATTCTTTCAGATAATATGGAAAAAAACTATACTGAGTTCAATAACATCTGGAAACAATTAGGGGAAGATTAA
- a CDS encoding YbjQ family protein, with protein MLLSSTNTLGNKEIIEYHGLVTGDSLMGSNVYKDLFSGVRDVVGGRTSAYEKELEKARELALDSMEDKAKKLGGNAIIGLKISYNNLGGTMGNTILVTAYGTAVSYKD; from the coding sequence ATGTTATTATCATCTACAAATACATTAGGCAATAAAGAAATAATCGAATATCATGGTTTGGTAACAGGTGATTCTTTAATGGGTTCTAATGTTTATAAAGATTTATTTTCAGGAGTTCGTGACGTTGTAGGTGGACGAACTTCAGCTTATGAAAAAGAATTAGAAAAAGCTAGGGAATTAGCTTTAGATAGCATGGAAGATAAAGCTAAAAAACTAGGTGGAAATGCTATCATAGGACTTAAAATCTCTTATAATAATCTTGGTGGAACAATGGGAAATACAATCCTTGTTACTGCTTATGGAACAGCTGTTTCTTATAAAGATTAA
- the pyrH gene encoding UMP kinase: protein MRIVAAIGGSIIIKDYNYKKFQEYAEILGNLAKEHEIFVVVGGGKPARDYIQIVRDLDCGEAKCDDIGIEVTRINAKLLLLSLEDKAYQKVPHNFQEALEYSASGKIIVMGGTEPAHSTDAVSAILAEYVKADLLINLTSVDGMYNKDPNKYPDAELIEEITADEMLEAIKGKDVKAGTYEFFDMTAIQMIRRSALESIIVNGDNPENLVKAMNGEKIGTKIVSK, encoded by the coding sequence ATGCGTATAGTAGCTGCAATTGGTGGATCCATAATAATAAAAGATTATAATTATAAGAAGTTTCAGGAGTATGCTGAAATTTTAGGGAATTTAGCTAAAGAACATGAAATTTTTGTTGTTGTTGGTGGTGGAAAGCCTGCAAGAGATTATATTCAAATTGTAAGAGACCTTGATTGTGGTGAAGCAAAGTGTGATGATATAGGTATTGAAGTTACAAGAATAAATGCTAAACTACTACTTTTATCCTTAGAAGATAAAGCCTATCAGAAAGTCCCACATAATTTCCAAGAAGCTTTAGAATATTCAGCTAGTGGAAAAATCATTGTTATGGGTGGTACTGAACCTGCACATAGTACCGATGCTGTTAGTGCAATTTTAGCTGAGTATGTTAAAGCAGATCTTTTGATAAATTTAACCTCTGTTGATGGAATGTATAATAAAGATCCGAATAAATATCCTGATGCTGAATTAATAGAAGAAATCACAGCTGATGAAATGTTGGAAGCTATTAAAGGAAAAGATGTTAAGGCTGGAACATATGAATTTTTTGATATGACTGCTATTCAAATGATAAGGCGTTCTGCACTTGAAAGCATTATAGTTAATGGAGATAATCCTGAAAACTTAGTTAAAGCTATGAATGGTGAAAAAATTGGAACTAAGATTGTTTCTAAATAA
- a CDS encoding type II toxin-antitoxin system VapC family toxin, with translation MIFLDANFLMSLFIKTEKHHDTATKIYEKIKEEKLIISNSIILEIMTVSNIKIKVSPEKLKEIYIILNSDLFEIFEDIEIYDDTMERLLNYHPERLSFFDCLYMELMEQLGVEKIVTFDKHFNNKEIEVIGVVN, from the coding sequence ATGATATTTTTAGATGCTAACTTTTTAATGTCTTTATTTATTAAAACTGAAAAACATCATGATACAGCTACTAAAATATACGAAAAAATCAAAGAAGAAAAGCTTATAATATCCAATTCTATAATACTTGAAATAATGACTGTTTCAAATATTAAAATAAAAGTTTCTCCTGAAAAACTAAAAGAAATATATATTATTTTAAATAGTGATTTATTTGAAATATTTGAAGACATTGAAATATACGATGACACCATGGAAAGACTACTTAATTATCATCCAGAAAGACTATCTTTTTTTGATTGTTTGTATATGGAGTTGATGGAACAATTAGGAGTAGAAAAAATAGTAACATTTGATAAACACTTTAATAATAAGGAAATTGAAGTGATAGGAGTAGTAAACTAA
- a CDS encoding TetR/AcrR family transcriptional regulator — protein sequence MKTKEKIVESTFLLSMEYRYDNVSIKQIKEKSRIAASSIYHHYKNKDAILPYVIQKYFVEKTIELKKNMFSYF from the coding sequence ATGAAAACAAAAGAAAAAATTGTTGAATCTACTTTTCTACTATCAATGGAATATAGATATGATAATGTTTCTATAAAACAAATTAAAGAAAAATCTAGAATCGCCGCTAGCTCTATTTATCACCATTACAAAAATAAAGACGCTATTCTCCCCTATGTGATACAAAAATACTTTGTAGAAAAAACCATCGAACTAAAAAAAAATATGTTTAGCTATTTCTGA
- a CDS encoding DUF2116 family Zn-ribbon domain-containing protein gives MTDIHKHCPVCNTPIPLDETTCSPKCQKVLRDRQAQMKRSRMILFVVMVIFILVFAYMMFFR, from the coding sequence ATGACTGATATACATAAACATTGTCCTGTTTGTAATACTCCTATACCATTAGATGAAACTACTTGTTCCCCAAAATGTCAGAAAGTTTTGAGAGATAGACAAGCTCAGATGAAGAGAAGTAGAATGATTTTATTTGTTGTGATGGTTATATTCATACTAGTATTCGCATATATGATGTTTTTTAGATAA